The Lentimicrobiaceae bacterium genome contains a region encoding:
- a CDS encoding C25 family cysteine peptidase: MKKHLLFTGIKGLLIPAMACILLLSSSVFATNVKLIANGKTKLEVKENTYNTLKVENSLSSINFFDVKTEMGNFTELSAEGYTFSMEIGCPKLPVNHKLIEIPFGATADVKVLSYEVKDYNLSDLGIKFRLMPYQGPVSKNTADVKPFQYNAAAYSRNGFGDAPLATVDIIGTLRGTRLGRLNIAPVQYNPATNTLRVYYNISVQVNFANANISQTKEMKKMNNNSYFKAIDKQLLNSKADKTRDTLTKYPIKYVIVSAPMFHDALQPFIQWKTKKGFTVIEAYTNDPAVGTTTTSIKNYLQGLYENSTPSDPAPTFVLFVGDVAQVPAFSGETDSHVTDLYYCEYSGDVLPEIYYGRFSATTVDQLQPQIDKTLEYEQYLMPDPSYLNECVMIAGVDGSGHSPTYANGQINYGTTYYFNEAHGLAPHAYLFPQSGSSAAQIIQNVSDGVCYANYTAHGSPSGWADPEFSISDIATLQNNHKFGLMVGNCCETSPYDGDCFAEELLRANGKGALGYIGGSNSTYWDEDYWWGVGHKDVVTNPVYDANHLGAYDRTFHDQGEPATEFYTTQDEMIFAGNLAVTESGSDLVEYYWEIYCLMGDPSLSVYFSQPDAMNITYQGLMPLASTTFTVNAEPYAYVAISKDGVLYGTAQVGESGIVDVPLTPITVPGTADIVVTKQNRQPFIGTVTVASPDGPYVLYNEYAIDDASGNNNQLADYGENIMLNLTLENVGNGNATNVSATLASTDEYVTITDDNANWGDIASQQTSTQNGAFAVTVSENCPDQHNTTFDITVTDGTESWVSHFSMKLHAPVLGAGSLAIADPSGNNNGRLDPGETADLSMIVANSGSSDISNLTATLTSTSSYVTVNNGTSNIASIPQGGNATPVFNVSVNAETPIGTVIDFSLTVTNGNISYNKTYYTPAGLILEDWESGDFSNYPWTFLGTPWTVANTGAYEGSYTAVSGDVDDNEGSEMILNYTVAADDSISFYYKVSSEPDYDYLQFYIDDTQIAEWSGEVSWSRAIYPVTAGAHTFKWYYSKDVSQSNGSDCGWVDYIILPPPVNTAPTAYAGQDATICEGETYQLNGAATNFASVLWTTSGSGSFDDSGILNPVYTPSQADIDAGGIVLTLSVTGNGKSSATDNLTLTINKTATAGAGTDITICSGNTVLINDAVASNYSTIEWTTSGTGTFDNATILNPTYTPSAEDITAGTVTLNLTANGFGDCGNATDDMLITINQLPSATINGNADICTGESAELQIALTGSAPWSVITSDDQTLIITESPYTWTVTPTSNTLFSLVSVNDNYCEGTVSGEATVNVKSIPEVPAMPANAVLTDSLDLVYNTTLDYSINEVTDATSYEWMIEPASAGTITQQDLTATVTWNQDFRGISAVSVKAINDCGESAFSDAKEVKIYSTTGINNPSAMIGVNIYPNPNNGEFKLNIYSNELQIADIRLVNTSGNIVFEQKNVTITTNFSQQLNLNNLKQGVYYLMIENSSIRAVRKMIVY, from the coding sequence ATGAAGAAACACTTACTTTTTACCGGAATCAAAGGTTTATTGATTCCGGCTATGGCATGTATTCTGTTACTTTCCTCTTCGGTTTTTGCAACTAATGTAAAACTGATTGCCAATGGCAAAACCAAACTGGAAGTAAAAGAAAATACCTACAACACACTGAAAGTGGAAAATTCTCTTTCCAGCATCAATTTTTTTGATGTAAAAACCGAAATGGGCAATTTTACCGAACTCTCAGCCGAAGGTTACACCTTCAGCATGGAAATTGGATGCCCCAAACTACCCGTGAACCATAAACTGATAGAAATTCCTTTCGGAGCTACGGCAGACGTAAAGGTACTCAGCTATGAGGTGAAGGACTACAATCTTTCCGATCTTGGAATAAAATTCAGGCTGATGCCATACCAGGGACCCGTGTCGAAAAACACTGCCGATGTTAAACCATTTCAGTATAATGCAGCAGCTTATAGCCGTAACGGCTTTGGCGACGCTCCACTTGCCACAGTTGACATCATCGGAACTTTACGCGGTACCCGCCTTGGCAGATTGAACATTGCCCCTGTGCAGTACAACCCGGCAACTAATACTCTTCGTGTTTACTATAACATTTCTGTTCAGGTAAATTTTGCCAATGCAAATATTTCCCAAACAAAGGAAATGAAAAAAATGAACAACAACTCTTACTTTAAAGCCATTGACAAACAATTGCTGAACAGTAAGGCTGATAAAACCCGCGACACCCTTACCAAATATCCAATAAAATATGTGATTGTATCTGCTCCTATGTTTCACGATGCTCTCCAGCCTTTTATCCAATGGAAAACGAAAAAGGGCTTTACAGTAATTGAAGCTTATACCAACGACCCGGCAGTAGGAACAACTACTACCTCCATTAAAAATTATTTACAAGGTTTGTACGAAAACAGCACTCCATCCGATCCTGCTCCTACCTTTGTGTTGTTTGTAGGTGATGTAGCTCAGGTCCCTGCTTTTTCCGGTGAAACCGACTCTCATGTAACCGACCTGTACTATTGCGAATATTCAGGAGATGTTTTACCTGAAATTTACTATGGAAGATTTTCTGCCACTACTGTTGACCAATTGCAACCACAGATTGACAAAACCCTCGAATACGAACAATACCTGATGCCCGACCCAAGCTATCTGAACGAATGCGTAATGATAGCTGGTGTAGATGGATCAGGGCATTCTCCTACCTATGCTAATGGACAGATTAACTATGGAACTACCTATTATTTTAATGAGGCTCATGGACTGGCACCTCACGCCTATCTGTTTCCTCAATCAGGAAGCAGTGCGGCACAAATTATCCAGAACGTAAGCGACGGCGTTTGCTATGCCAATTATACTGCACACGGAAGTCCAAGTGGCTGGGCAGATCCTGAATTTTCCATTTCCGACATTGCCACCCTGCAAAATAATCATAAATTTGGGTTAATGGTTGGCAACTGTTGCGAAACCAGCCCTTATGATGGCGATTGTTTTGCTGAAGAACTTCTCCGGGCAAACGGCAAAGGCGCCCTTGGCTATATCGGAGGATCCAACAGTACTTACTGGGACGAAGACTACTGGTGGGGTGTTGGACACAAAGATGTTGTAACAAATCCTGTTTATGATGCAAATCACCTTGGAGCTTACGACCGTACTTTCCACGATCAGGGCGAACCTGCTACCGAATTTTATACTACCCAGGATGAAATGATTTTTGCAGGAAATTTGGCTGTTACAGAATCAGGTTCTGACCTAGTCGAATACTACTGGGAAATCTACTGCCTGATGGGCGACCCCTCACTCTCAGTTTATTTTTCCCAACCCGATGCAATGAACATTACTTACCAGGGATTGATGCCATTGGCTTCCACTACCTTTACCGTAAATGCCGAACCTTATGCCTATGTTGCTATTTCTAAAGACGGAGTTCTTTATGGCACTGCTCAGGTTGGCGAAAGTGGAATCGTGGATGTACCCCTTACTCCCATTACAGTTCCCGGCACAGCCGACATAGTGGTAACCAAACAAAACCGTCAACCATTTATTGGGACTGTAACAGTTGCCTCACCCGACGGACCTTATGTATTGTACAATGAATATGCCATTGACGATGCCAGCGGAAACAACAATCAACTTGCCGACTATGGCGAAAACATCATGCTGAATTTGACTTTGGAAAACGTTGGTAACGGCAATGCTACAAACGTTTCTGCAACCCTTGCTTCCACCGATGAATATGTAACTATTACGGATGACAACGCAAACTGGGGCGATATTGCCAGCCAGCAAACCTCAACACAAAACGGAGCCTTTGCCGTTACTGTAAGCGAAAACTGCCCCGACCAGCATAATACCACATTTGACATTACCGTTACCGACGGTACCGAAAGCTGGGTTTCTCACTTCAGCATGAAACTGCATGCCCCTGTTCTAGGTGCAGGAAGTCTTGCCATTGCCGATCCTTCAGGAAATAATAACGGAAGATTAGACCCGGGTGAAACTGCCGATCTTTCCATGATAGTTGCCAATTCGGGAAGCAGCGACATCAGCAATTTAACCGCTACACTTACTTCCACAAGCAGTTACGTTACTGTTAACAATGGCACTTCAAATATTGCTTCCATACCACAGGGTGGAAATGCTACTCCGGTATTCAATGTTTCGGTAAATGCAGAAACACCAATCGGAACCGTAATTGATTTTTCACTTACAGTTACCAATGGAAACATTTCATACAATAAAACTTATTATACTCCAGCAGGCCTTATCCTTGAAGATTGGGAAAGCGGAGACTTCAGTAACTATCCATGGACATTCCTGGGAACTCCATGGACAGTAGCAAATACAGGTGCTTATGAAGGAAGTTATACCGCTGTTTCCGGTGATGTTGACGATAACGAAGGCTCTGAAATGATACTAAATTATACCGTAGCCGCCGACGACAGCATTTCATTTTATTACAAGGTATCTTCCGAACCTGATTATGATTATCTGCAATTCTATATTGATGATACACAAATTGCAGAATGGAGTGGTGAAGTTAGCTGGTCGAGAGCAATTTATCCTGTAACAGCAGGAGCACATACTTTCAAATGGTATTATTCAAAAGATGTTTCGCAAAGCAATGGCAGCGATTGCGGATGGGTAGATTATATCATCCTGCCTCCTCCTGTAAATACTGCCCCAACTGCTTATGCCGGTCAGGATGCTACAATATGCGAAGGCGAAACCTACCAGCTTAATGGTGCTGCTACCAATTTTGCTTCAGTTTTATGGACAACTTCAGGAAGCGGTAGTTTTGATGACTCTGGTATTTTAAATCCTGTTTATACTCCCAGCCAGGCTGATATTGATGCTGGTGGAATTGTTCTTACTCTTAGTGTAACAGGAAATGGAAAATCAAGCGCAACCGACAATCTAACGCTTACTATCAATAAAACTGCAACTGCCGGTGCAGGTACCGACATAACTATATGTTCAGGGAATACCGTGCTTATCAATGATGCGGTTGCCTCCAACTATTCTACCATCGAATGGACAACTTCCGGAACAGGTACATTTGATAATGCTACTATTCTGAATCCGACTTATACCCCAAGTGCAGAAGATATTACTGCCGGAACAGTAACACTTAATCTTACAGCAAACGGTTTTGGTGATTGCGGAAATGCCACTGATGATATGCTAATTACTATTAATCAGCTTCCTTCTGCTACTATAAATGGTAATGCCGATATTTGTACAGGTGAATCGGCTGAATTGCAGATAGCACTTACGGGTTCAGCTCCATGGTCGGTGATTACTTCCGATGATCAAACATTAATCATTACTGAATCTCCCTACACATGGACTGTTACACCTACTTCCAATACTTTGTTTTCACTTGTAAGTGTAAATGATAATTATTGCGAAGGAACAGTTTCGGGGGAAGCAACTGTAAATGTAAAATCAATACCCGAAGTTCCTGCTATGCCTGCTAATGCTGTATTAACTGATTCATTGGATTTGGTTTATAATACTACCCTCGATTATTCTATAAATGAAGTTACGGATGCCACAAGTTACGAATGGATGATTGAACCTGCCAGTGCAGGAACAATAACTCAACAGGATTTAACGGCTACTGTTACCTGGAACCAGGATTTCCGTGGAATATCAGCAGTAAGTGTTAAAGCCATAAACGATTGCGGCGAAAGTGCTTTTTCCGATGCCAAAGAAGTAAAAATCTATTCTACTACTGGTATTAATAATCCTTCTGCTATGATAGGTGTAAATATTTATCCGAATCCCAATAATGGTGAATTCAAATTAAATATCTATTCAAATGAATTACAAATTGCAGATATTCGACTTGTTAATACTTCCGGTAATATAGTATTTGAGCAAAAAAATGTTACAATCACCACAAACTTTTCACAACAATTAAATTTGAACAACCTGAAACAAGGTGTTTATTATTTAATGATTGAAAATTCTTCTATAAGAGCTGTGCGGAAAATGATTGTATATTAA
- the era gene encoding GTPase Era, whose translation MNHKAGFISILGSPNVGKSTLMNALVGEKLSIITSKAQTTRHRIMGIVNGDDFQIVYSDTPGIITPHYLLHKAMMKFIDKAMEDSDLFLLVTEMHEDFPHQDFLEKLKSLSIPVIVLINKIDLSDPAGVEKKFTEWHEKLPQADIIPVSALYKANLEKVLEIILEKLPENPPFFPKDELTDRSMRFFVSEMIREKILLLYKKEIPYCTEIAIDSFKEEEKITRISATIFVARDSQKPILIGHQGNAIKKLGTEARKEIEAFLEKHIFLELSVKVNKDWRDSERELKRFGYES comes from the coding sequence ATGAATCATAAAGCAGGTTTTATCAGCATTTTAGGCAGTCCAAACGTAGGGAAGTCAACCCTGATGAACGCTTTAGTAGGCGAAAAACTGTCTATCATCACCTCTAAAGCACAAACCACACGCCACCGGATTATGGGTATAGTAAATGGCGATGATTTTCAAATAGTGTATTCCGATACACCAGGCATTATCACTCCTCATTATCTTTTGCACAAAGCAATGATGAAATTCATTGACAAAGCAATGGAAGATTCCGACCTGTTTTTGCTGGTAACCGAAATGCACGAAGACTTTCCGCATCAGGACTTTCTCGAAAAACTAAAAAGCCTTAGCATTCCGGTGATAGTTCTGATAAACAAAATTGACCTTTCCGACCCTGCCGGGGTAGAAAAAAAGTTTACAGAATGGCATGAAAAACTTCCCCAAGCCGACATCATACCCGTTTCGGCTCTTTATAAAGCAAATCTGGAAAAAGTACTCGAAATAATCCTCGAAAAACTCCCTGAAAATCCACCTTTTTTTCCTAAAGATGAACTTACCGACCGCAGTATGCGCTTTTTCGTTTCGGAGATGATACGCGAAAAAATACTCCTGCTTTACAAAAAAGAGATACCCTATTGCACCGAAATAGCAATTGATTCATTTAAAGAAGAAGAAAAAATAACCCGGATTTCGGCTACCATTTTCGTAGCCCGTGATTCGCAAAAACCTATTTTGATAGGGCACCAGGGCAATGCCATCAAAAAATTGGGAACAGAAGCCCGTAAAGAAATTGAAGCCTTCCTCGAAAAACATATCTTTCTCGAACTAAGTGTGAAAGTAAATAAAGACTGGCGCGACAGCGAACGCGAACTGAAACGCTTCGGTTACGAAAGTTAG
- the der gene encoding ribosome biogenesis GTPase Der, giving the protein MSNIVAIVGRPNVGKSTLFNRLTGSREAIVDPTSGVTRDRHYGKSDWNGIDFSVIDTGGYITDSDDIFEEEISKQVQLAIDEADIILFMVDVREGLTAMDEDVAHLIRKSKKKAFLVANKVDTPERINDAGEFYRLGLGNVFCISAATGSGTGDLLDEVVKEFSALPPGEETNLPRIAFVGKPNVGKSSMINALLGNERNIVTPIPGTTRDAVFTRYNGFGFDFMMVDTAGIRKKGKVHENIEFYSVMRSVRTIENSDVCILMTDAISGFEAQDLNIFSLIQRNHKGVVIVVNKWDLIEKETNTHKSFEEYIRSRIAPFSDVPIVFTSVLNKQRIHKTLETALKVHENRSRKISTSQLNELLLPIVHDTPPPINKGKMIKVKYITQLPTYYPSFVFFCNLPQYIKDPYKRFIENQLRKQFDFTGVPLEIYFRKK; this is encoded by the coding sequence ATGAGCAATATAGTAGCCATAGTAGGACGACCCAACGTTGGGAAATCCACCCTTTTTAATCGCCTTACGGGTAGCCGCGAAGCAATTGTTGACCCTACCAGTGGTGTAACACGCGACCGGCATTACGGAAAATCGGACTGGAATGGCATAGATTTTTCGGTGATAGATACCGGGGGATACATCACCGATTCCGACGATATCTTTGAAGAAGAAATCAGCAAACAAGTGCAGCTTGCCATAGATGAAGCCGACATCATTCTTTTCATGGTTGACGTAAGAGAAGGGCTCACCGCTATGGATGAAGATGTTGCCCACTTAATCCGTAAAAGCAAGAAAAAAGCCTTCCTCGTTGCCAACAAAGTTGATACTCCTGAACGTATCAACGACGCAGGCGAATTTTACCGGTTGGGTCTTGGAAATGTATTTTGTATATCTGCAGCCACTGGTAGTGGCACCGGCGATTTGCTTGACGAAGTGGTGAAAGAATTTTCAGCCCTTCCCCCCGGAGAAGAAACAAACCTGCCCCGTATTGCTTTTGTAGGAAAGCCCAACGTAGGCAAATCCTCCATGATAAATGCATTGCTGGGTAACGAACGCAACATTGTAACACCCATACCCGGAACAACCCGCGATGCTGTTTTTACACGCTACAATGGCTTTGGCTTCGACTTTATGATGGTAGATACCGCAGGGATACGCAAAAAAGGAAAAGTACACGAAAACATCGAATTTTATTCGGTGATGCGCTCGGTTCGTACTATCGAAAACAGCGACGTCTGCATTTTGATGACCGATGCCATTTCGGGTTTCGAGGCACAGGACCTCAATATTTTCAGCCTTATCCAGCGAAACCACAAGGGAGTGGTAATAGTAGTAAACAAATGGGATTTGATAGAAAAGGAAACCAACACTCACAAGTCATTCGAAGAATATATCCGCAGCCGGATAGCTCCCTTCAGCGATGTACCCATTGTTTTTACTTCCGTACTTAACAAACAGCGTATCCACAAAACGCTCGAAACGGCACTGAAAGTACATGAAAACCGCAGCAGGAAAATCAGCACTTCGCAGCTTAACGAATTACTGCTCCCGATAGTGCACGACACGCCCCCACCCATAAACAAGGGAAAAATGATTAAGGTAAAATACATTACTCAACTACCTACTTACTACCCTTCTTTCGTGTTTTTCTGCAACCTGCCGCAATACATCAAAGATCCCTATAAACGTTTTATCGAAAACCAGCTTCGCAAGCAGTTTGATTTTACAGGAGTGCCCCTGGAAATTTATTTCCGGAAAAAATAA
- a CDS encoding RNA-binding S4 domain-containing protein, with amino-acid sequence MENTVRIDKWLWAVRIYKTRNQATEACKAGKVKWEEQNCKPSHEVKPGEIYTVQITPLTKTIRVLALLTNRVGAKLVPEYLEDLTPQAEYDKLKLPKETFFVLRDPRTGRPTKKERRDIEKLSSGL; translated from the coding sequence ATGGAAAACACTGTACGCATTGACAAATGGTTATGGGCTGTTCGGATTTACAAAACACGCAACCAGGCTACGGAAGCCTGCAAGGCAGGAAAAGTGAAATGGGAAGAACAAAACTGCAAACCTTCGCACGAAGTAAAACCTGGGGAAATATATACTGTACAAATTACTCCGCTAACAAAAACCATACGAGTGCTGGCATTGCTGACTAACAGAGTGGGTGCAAAATTAGTACCAGAATACCTGGAAGACCTTACACCCCAGGCAGAATACGACAAGCTGAAATTGCCTAAGGAAACATTTTTTGTCCTTCGCGACCCGCGAACTGGCAGGCCTACCAAAAAAGAAAGAAGGGATATTGAAAAGCTTTCTTCCGGGTTGTAA
- a CDS encoding amino acid permease, with amino-acid sequence MSARELFRRKTIDRILHDAQEEKGRDTGLRRNLNVRDLTAMGIAAVVGAGIFSTIGTAAAHGGPAVSLLFVFTAIACGFSALCYAQFSSVIPISGSAYTYAYASFGELIAWIIGWDLIMEYAVGNIAVAISWSDYFTGLTSGLGIHIPEYFTVDFLTASRGYHQTLQEMSKGIPFNELSFALQEAWHAWTEAPVIGGIRIIADLPAFSIVVCISTLVYIGIYETKVASNLMVALKLAVLLMIIGVGCFYVKAENWSPFAPNGIGGVLKGVAGVFFAYIGFDAISTTAEECKNPRKDLPKAMILSLGITTVLYVLISLVLTGMVHYSELGVGDPLAYAFSKLHLTKLSGVIAVSAIIAMASVLLVFQVGQPRIWMSMSRDGLLPKRFSRLHPRFRTPAFSTVIAGILVAVPSLFLNLTEVTDLTSIGTLFAFVLVSGGVLLMDSPDHSNKYKGSFHVPYISSRFWLPLLWIITMVILFSVNEEGIRKYFAFNQNQSDTFFTWSSIKHKIPTLMYFCIALVLTIFAVIKSFSLIPMLGLLTNLYLMSELGITNWLRFLIWLAIGLVLYFTYGNKHSKLREVHT; translated from the coding sequence ATGTCTGCCAGAGAACTTTTTCGCAGAAAAACCATAGACCGTATCCTGCATGATGCACAGGAAGAAAAAGGCAGGGATACCGGTTTGCGGCGTAATCTTAACGTAAGGGACCTTACTGCGATGGGAATAGCTGCCGTAGTGGGAGCCGGAATTTTTAGTACCATCGGCACTGCTGCAGCCCATGGTGGACCCGCAGTTTCGCTGCTTTTTGTTTTTACTGCCATTGCCTGTGGCTTTTCGGCATTGTGTTATGCGCAATTTTCGTCGGTGATTCCCATCAGCGGAAGTGCTTACACCTATGCCTATGCTAGCTTCGGGGAGCTGATAGCCTGGATTATAGGCTGGGATTTAATAATGGAATATGCAGTGGGAAACATTGCCGTTGCAATTTCCTGGTCCGACTATTTCACCGGTTTAACCAGCGGACTGGGTATTCATATCCCTGAATATTTTACAGTTGATTTTCTTACTGCCTCGAGAGGATATCACCAAACCCTGCAGGAAATGTCAAAAGGAATACCATTCAACGAATTGTCGTTTGCACTTCAGGAAGCATGGCATGCCTGGACCGAAGCTCCGGTAATTGGTGGAATACGCATCATTGCCGATCTACCCGCTTTTTCTATCGTGGTTTGTATTTCTACCCTGGTTTACATCGGGATTTATGAAACCAAGGTTGCCAGCAACCTAATGGTAGCATTGAAACTTGCCGTTTTGCTAATGATTATCGGTGTGGGTTGTTTTTATGTGAAAGCCGAAAACTGGAGCCCTTTTGCCCCAAACGGCATAGGTGGTGTGTTGAAAGGAGTTGCCGGAGTTTTCTTTGCTTACATTGGCTTTGATGCCATCTCAACCACTGCCGAGGAATGTAAAAATCCACGTAAGGATTTGCCTAAGGCAATGATACTTTCACTTGGCATCACCACTGTTTTATATGTACTCATCAGCCTGGTACTTACAGGCATGGTGCATTACAGCGAACTGGGTGTTGGCGATCCTCTGGCTTATGCTTTCTCAAAACTTCATCTTACAAAACTTTCGGGAGTAATAGCTGTAAGTGCCATTATAGCAATGGCAAGCGTGTTACTTGTGTTCCAGGTGGGGCAACCCAGGATTTGGATGAGCATGAGTCGCGACGGATTGCTCCCCAAACGTTTTTCGAGGTTGCATCCGCGTTTCCGAACTCCTGCTTTTTCTACCGTGATTGCCGGAATTTTGGTTGCCGTTCCCTCTCTTTTTCTTAATCTTACCGAAGTTACTGACCTTACCAGCATTGGAACTTTGTTCGCATTCGTTTTGGTTTCAGGTGGAGTTTTACTAATGGATAGCCCTGACCATTCCAATAAATACAAAGGGAGTTTTCATGTTCCTTATATTAGCAGCCGCTTTTGGCTGCCATTGTTGTGGATTATCACTATGGTCATTTTGTTTTCTGTAAATGAAGAAGGTATCCGAAAATATTTTGCCTTTAATCAAAACCAAAGCGATACATTTTTTACCTGGAGCAGCATTAAACATAAAATACCAACTTTAATGTATTTTTGTATTGCTCTTGTTTTAACCATTTTTGCTGTGATAAAATCCTTTTCTCTGATTCCAATGCTGGGCTTACTTACTAACCTTTACCTGATGTCGGAGCTTGGAATTACCAATTGGCTGCGTTTCCTGATTTGGCTTGCCATTGGACTGGTTTTGTATTTTACCTATGGAAACAAACACAGCAAACTCAGGGAGGTACATACCTGA
- a CDS encoding DUF5916 domain-containing protein: MLQRNNNVDKTCLIQDHNMISLLMAIFHTQYTPFSIFRQINLNFNQWTGWDFGGYNTYYGGNVNLGSQFTNYWWANGGVNIDGNNRDNSILRGGPSMYVPGGWNYWWSVSTDSRKKLTFDFNNSAYFDFDDWTHNYDFGIGISYRPVDALRFSLSPSYNINKSEIQYIDNVQYGKEERYDLRPHLVCKNYGRQSGLDSRIENTVPLTIHSINPISRLLIFYLIS, translated from the coding sequence ATGCTCCAACGTAATAATAATGTAGATAAAACTTGCCTGATTCAGGATCATAATATGATCTCTCTGCTGATGGCAATATTTCATACTCAGTACACTCCTTTCAGCATTTTCCGCCAGATAAACCTTAACTTTAACCAATGGACAGGTTGGGATTTTGGCGGATACAATACCTATTATGGCGGAAATGTTAATTTAGGTTCTCAGTTTACCAATTATTGGTGGGCAAACGGGGGTGTAAATATTGACGGGAACAACCGTGATAACTCCATCCTGAGGGGAGGACCGTCAATGTATGTACCGGGTGGATGGAACTATTGGTGGTCGGTTTCTACCGATAGTCGTAAAAAACTTACCTTCGATTTTAATAACTCTGCTTACTTTGATTTCGACGACTGGACTCATAATTACGATTTCGGCATCGGCATCAGTTATCGCCCTGTGGATGCTCTCAGGTTTAGCCTTTCTCCTTCGTATAATATCAATAAATCAGAAATTCAATATATTGACAATGTTCAATATGGTAAGGAAGAAAGATATGACCTTCGACCCCATCTGGTATGTAAAAACTACGGTAGACAGTCTGGGCTGGATAGCAGAATTGAAAATACCGTACCACTGACTATACATTCGATAAACCCGATTTCAAGGCTCTTGATTTTTTATCTAATCTCGTAA
- a CDS encoding peptidoglycan DD-metalloendopeptidase family protein encodes MKWKRRLTNIFILFVISGIAYIIIDFFFIPVKTLEEEKIIVAEKTEYGIVVDSLIVVKDVVKSGENLSQLLGKYGVDGSTINEILKKSDTVFDFRKLRAGKPYTIFTSKDSLKKVHYFIYENSDTSYLAYDFRDSMHFHFVERNVEKHCKKISGTITSSLWNAMSSAGADPGLIVNLSEVFAWTIDFYGIQEGDQFKVVYEELSVDKETIGVDKILSAWFLHNGKPYYAFYFQQDDKGDYFDEKGNSMKRAFLKAPLKFSRISSGFSYSRRHPILKIYRPHLGVDYAAPRGTPVYSIGSGTVVSAGFAGGAGRLIKIRHNAVYTTSYMHLSKFAAGISRGTHISQGQVIGYVGSSGLSTGSHLDFRVYKSGSAINPIKMDSPPGKPVKKECFDSFTMLRDKMKLQLDGIKIMK; translated from the coding sequence ATGAAGTGGAAACGTCGTTTAACCAATATTTTTATTCTTTTTGTAATATCAGGTATAGCATACATAATCATTGATTTCTTTTTTATTCCTGTAAAAACCCTTGAAGAAGAAAAAATTATTGTAGCCGAAAAAACCGAATACGGAATAGTGGTTGACTCGCTTATAGTGGTAAAAGATGTGGTTAAAAGCGGTGAGAATCTTTCGCAGTTGCTTGGCAAATATGGCGTTGATGGGAGTACCATCAACGAAATCCTGAAAAAATCAGACACCGTTTTTGATTTCCGGAAACTAAGAGCCGGCAAACCTTATACTATATTTACAAGCAAAGACAGCCTGAAAAAAGTACATTATTTTATTTATGAAAATTCTGATACTTCATACCTTGCTTACGATTTCCGCGATTCGATGCATTTTCATTTTGTTGAACGCAACGTAGAAAAACATTGTAAAAAAATATCCGGAACCATTACTTCCTCGCTATGGAATGCAATGAGCAGTGCCGGAGCCGACCCCGGACTGATAGTTAACCTCTCCGAAGTGTTTGCATGGACTATTGACTTTTACGGCATACAGGAAGGCGACCAGTTTAAAGTGGTTTACGAAGAACTGTCTGTTGACAAGGAAACTATAGGAGTTGATAAAATACTTTCAGCATGGTTTCTACACAACGGGAAACCCTATTATGCATTCTATTTCCAGCAGGATGATAAAGGAGATTATTTCGACGAAAAAGGCAACAGCATGAAGCGTGCATTCCTGAAAGCCCCGTTGAAATTTTCGCGTATAAGTTCCGGTTTTTCTTACAGTCGCAGACATCCTATTCTTAAAATATACCGCCCGCATCTTGGCGTGGATTATGCTGCCCCGAGAGGCACACCCGTTTACAGTATAGGCAGTGGAACCGTTGTAAGTGCCGGTTTTGCAGGCGGTGCTGGCCGGCTCATTAAAATACGTCATAATGCCGTTTACACCACCTCTTACATGCATTTGTCGAAGTTTGCAGCCGGAATAAGTCGCGGCACACATATATCGCAGGGGCAGGTGATTGGCTATGTCGGCAGTTCGGGTTTGTCAACAGGTTCGCATCTCGATTTTAGGGTTTACAAAAGCGGAAGCGCTATTAACCCTATAAAAATGGATTCTCCGCCGGGCAAACCTGTTAAAAAAGAATGCTTCGACAGTTTTACAATGTTGCGCGATAAAATGAAGTTGCAATTGGATGGTATTAAAATAATGAAATAA